In one window of Juglans regia cultivar Chandler chromosome 3, Walnut 2.0, whole genome shotgun sequence DNA:
- the LOC109010210 gene encoding ubiquitin carboxyl-terminal hydrolase 8-like, with translation MSRLSEKLPLHLLLVRPTKFLSQKLVRLSLSTLHLCKSLSRAVASKTLAFFTMDDFFSSSAIDDDLWDIDSTYRSRPQRRLLGDDYEDGADNSIDKVYLVPYRWWKESQRDHDDETGGVLYSVSVNDDTDSEIVLDLKKVDSGKSNKAKEGFSGREYALLPEALWLRALKRHYDLNAAEKDIGSLYGAGDSLQDVFPLQIRLFVLWETNSLVVKVSQKDNVHNSYKRARNIFGSESEPLSIWDFSGQTTQFFFNDRINMSKDTPAQLGKEILLELQVYGFSDAPRGRDERNDEMAIQSKVEDPFCSGFFKMNGSTDRVDCFLNLTNSSRSGGSYQGAGSLGLTGLQNLGNTCFMNSSIQCLVHTTKLVDYFLGDYQKEINYDNPLGMKGELALAFGDLLRRLWAPRVRPVAPRLFKKKLSDFAPQFSGYNQHDSQEFLAFLLDGLHEDLNRVKCKPYIEAKDVEGHPDEEVAEEYWKNHLARNDSIVVDACQGQYRSTLVCPLCKKVSITFDPFMYLSLPLPSTTMRTMTLTVVSTDGTTLPAVYNVVVPNGGRLTDLIDVLSTQCSLRDDETLLVAEVVINAIKSILNWLEPSGAIALIRDEDKLVAYRLPKDSEKSPLVVFKHQQVENYGITPKRKTFGIPLVARLSDTSNGSDIRKGFLKILSPFLVPNEDGLYNYDEGAGNSGKEDSEMEDATSPTVLDAGAGSDGGRLDETHLDTDFQFYRGPEFSEIEMNEPVLVSGSIKELEVIVLWSDKMIEMYDTCLLSSLPEVFKPQRSINRTQDSVSLYKCLEAFLKEEPLGPEDMWYCPSCKNPRQAIKKLDLWRLPEILVIHLKRFSYGRYFKNKLETFVNFPVDDLDFSTFIAHKNSQLSNRYMLYAISNHYGGLGGGHYTATVHHGNGMWVEFDDDKVFPITKDRIKTSAAYVLFYRRVPDV, from the exons ATGAGCCGTCTGTCCGAAAAGCTCCCTCTGCACCTCCTCCTCGTCAGACCCACCAAATTCCTCTCGCAAAAGCTCGTTCGCCTCTCCCTCTCCACGCTCCACCTCTGCAAGTCCCTCTCACGCGCCGTCGCCTCCAAAACCCTAGCTTTCTTCACCATGGACgacttcttctcctcctccgcCATCGACGACGACCTCTGGGACATCGACTCCACATACCGCTCCCGCCCCCAACGTCGCCTCCTCGGCGACGATTACGAAGACGGCGCGGACAACTCCATTGACAAGGTTTACTTGGTTCCCTATAG GTGGTGGAAGGAGTCGCAGCGTGATCATGACGACGAAACGGGAGGTGTTTTATACTCTGTATCAGTGAATGATGACACCGACTCCGAAATCGTTCTGGATTTGAAGAAGGTCGATTCTGGAAAGAGTAACAAGGCAAAAGAAGGATTTTCAGGCCGTGAATATGCCTTGCTTCCTGAAGCGTTGTGGTTGCGGGCACTCAAACG GCATTATGATCTTAATGCAGCAGAGAAGGATATTGGAAGTCTATATGGTGCTGGAGATTCTTTGCAGGATGTGTTTCCCTTACAAATTAGGCTTTTTGTTTTGTGGGAAACAAATTCCTTAGTGGTAAAAGTTAGCCAAAAG GACAATGTGCATAATTCTTACAAGAGAGCCCGCAATATTTTCGGTTCTGAATCTGAACCT TTAAGCATTTGGGACTTCTCAGGCCAgacaacacaatttttttttaatgacagaATAAATATGAGTAAAGATACTCCTGCACAACTGGGGAAAGAG ATTCTTCTTGAATTGCAAGTCTATGGATTTTCTGATGCTCCAAGGGGCAGAGATGAGAGGAATGATGAGATGGCTATACAGTCCAAGGTGGAAGATCCCTTTTGCAGTGGCTTTTTTAAGATGAATGGGAGCACTGACAGAGTGGactgttttttaaatttaactaacTCATCACGAAGTGGTGGTAGCTATCAAGGAGCTGGTTCCTTGGGCTTGACAGGATTACAGAATCTTGGGAACACTTGTTTCATGAACAGTTCCATCCAGTGCTTGGTGCATACTACAAAGCTTGTTGATTATTTCCTTGGAGACTACCAGAAGGAGATAAATTATGATAACCCATTGGGGATGAAA GGGGAGCTTGCTTTAGCATTTGGAGATTTACTAAGGAGGCTATGGGCTCCAAGAGTGAGGCCTGTGGCTCCAAGACTGTTCAAGAAAAAACTTTCAGATTTTGCTCCTCAATTTAGTGGCTATAATCAACATGATTCCCAA GAGTTTCTTGCGTTCTTGTTGGATGGACTCCATGAAGATTTAAATCGTGTTAAGTGCAAGCCGTATATTGAAGCCAAGGATGTTGAAGGTCATCCAGATGAAGAAGTAGCAGAAGAATATTGGAAGAATCACCTTGCTCGCAATGACTCCATAGTTGTTGATGCATGCCAA GGCCAGTATCGATCAACGCTGGTTTGCCCTCTTTGCAAGAAGGTTTCTATCACATTTGACCCATTTATGTACCTATCGCTTCCATTACCTTCGACAACAATGCGGACAATGACGTTGACAGTAGTGAGCACTGATGGGACTACATTGCCAGCTGTGTATAACGTAGTTGTTCCAAATGGTGGGAGGCTCACAGATCTTATTGATGTCTTAAGCACTCAATGTTCTTTAAGAGATGATGAAACCCTGTTAGTAGCTGAG GTAGTCATAAATGCTATAAAAAGCATTCTGAATTGGCTTGAGCCATCTGGTGCTATAGCCTTGATTAGGGATGAGGACAAACTTGTTGCCTATCGGTTACCAAAAGACAGCGAGAAATCACCCTTAGTGGTTTTCAAGCATCAACAGGTGGAAAA TTATGGCATTACCCCAAAAAGGAAGACATTTGGCATTCCACTTGTAGCAAGGTTGTCTGATACTTCTAATGGATCTGATATTCGTAAAGGGTTTTTGAAAATACTCAGTCCATTTTTAGTGCCCAACGAAGATGGATTATATAATTACGATGAGGGTGCGGGAAATTCTGGTAAGGAAGATTCTGAAATGGAGGATGCCACCAGCCCTACTGTTTTGGATGCAGGTGCTGGGTCAGATGGTGGTAGACTGGACGAGACACATTTGGATACTGACTTCCAGTTCTACAGAGGACCAGAGTTTTCTGAGATAGAGATGAATGAGCCAGTACTGGTCTCAGGGTCGATCAAGGAGTTGGAGGTGATTGTTTTATGGTCAGATAAGATGATTGAGATGTATGATACATGCCTTCTCAGCTCACTGCCCGAGGTCTTTAAGCCCCAGAGGTCCATAAATAGGACTCAAGATTCTGTTTCTCTATACAAATGCCTTGAAGCCTTCTTAAAGGAAGAGCCATTAGGACCAGAAGACATGTG GTACTGCCCTAGCTGTAAGAATCCTCGGCAAGCCATCAAAAAGTTAGATCTCTGGAGATTGCCCGAGATTCTTGTTATTCATTTGAAGAGGTTCTCATATGGACGATATTTTAAGAACAAGCTAGAAACATTTGTCAACTTCCCAGTTGATGATCTGGATTTCTCAACCTTCATTGCCCACAAGAATAGCCAGTTGTCCAATCGCTACATGCTGTATGCCATTAGTAATCATTATGGAGGTTTGGGTGGCGGTCACTATACTGCAACTGTTCAT CATGGCAATGGTATGTGGGTTGAGTTTGATGACGACAAGGTTTTCCCTATCACCAAAGACAGGATAAAGACATCAGCTGCGTATGTTCTTTTCTACAGGAGAGTCCCGGATGTATAA
- the LOC109010212 gene encoding uncharacterized protein LOC109010212: MEKKQKITQYRERLDKTLALPDLANKETLETLVKNQLLHSSEDETNGCNQKVIENRTAEVSFFLDMLRSASVDDNDGLEASERSRAEWKLKQDKEDFRVMYREGPKGTPFHTLLVEGYVDGPVDVCLCTSWESSLYKKWWPQFSVPTFKMICGKCLQKVRIGEQISLVRMKVPWPLSTREAIVHYFMFEYFQDDLIVVLLNTISDLESIDISTHGFTNEVIPEANGVVRIDVVGGFALQKVTSERSYFRTIANMDIKLDFVPPSLINFISRQLIGNGFRLYQKVVSSMSKTDKDFIDALGDPLYTKIREALYSPNISERTVEGEKIKTDACIFPEEHLIANKQDELVDIRQEVHCDYHASESEPKNAVVTDRKAFGEIEEEESEENKHFEEDGKDTDHISTKESNEGCNVNGKRNISIRSEVEQALGTLEKVISVIREYGFNAQTGFSSGLTSKEPPYMEVLTKDSNFNDEVILEVLEKEIIDGTSLERPRNSSSNHSFRHARSNSLPREVNHNKILLASTEQEQYLSVPNEATQVTPNGTTEVQALDQSAHDIKQKTSTEANGIQESSLNGEEKSSGQKKHRLCCFMLRG; this comes from the exons atggagaaaaaacaaaagatcacTCAGTACAGGGAAAGGTTGGATAAGACACTTGCATTGCCTGATCTGGCAAATAAGGAGACACTTGAAACCTTAGTCAAGAATCAACTCCTACATTCTTCAGAAGATGAAACTAACG GGTGCAATCAGAAAGTAATTGAAAATAGGACTGCAgaagtatcattttttcttGACATGTTGAGGAGTGCTTCAGTAGATGATAACGATGGATTGGAAGCCAGTGAGAGATCACGTGCCGAATGGAAG TTAAAACAAGACAAGGAAGACTTTCGTGTTATGTATCGTGAAGGGCCCAAAGGCACGCCCTTTCATACTTTACTAGTTGAAGGCTACGTAGATGGGCCTGTAGATGTTT GTCTATGCACCTCATGGGAGTCATCCCTCTACAAGAAATG GTGGCCTCAGTTTAGTGTTCCAACTTTCAAAATGATTTGTGGCAAATGTTTGCAAAAGGTGCGGATTGGTGAACAGATATCTTTAGTGAG gATGAAGGTTCCTTGGCCACTGTCAACAAGGGAGGCCATTGTGCActattttatgtttgagtaCTTTCAAGATGATCTCATTGTTGTCCTTCTAAACACG ATTTCTGATTTGGAAAGCATTGATATATCTACTCATGGTTTCACCAATGAGGTGATCCCTGAAGCAAATGGCGTTGTTAGGATTGATGTTGTAGGAGGCTTTGCTTTGCAGAAGGTGACCTCAGAAAGAAGTTACTTTCG GACAATAGCAAATATGGACATCAAGTTGGACTTTGTCCCTCCATCCCTTATAAACTTTATCTCACGGCAGCTCATTGGCAATGGTTTCAGACTCTATCAAAAG GTAGTGTCTTCTATGTCTAAGACTGACAAAGATTTTATTGATGCCTTGGGGGACCCACTGTATACTAAAATACGTGAAGCTCTTTATTCCCCTAATATATCAGAAAGGACTGTGGAAGGAGAAAAGATCAAGACTGATGCGTGTATTTTCCCTGAAGAACATCTTATTGCGAATAAGCAGGATGAATTGGTGGATATACGTCAGGAGGTTCATTGTGATTACCATGCAAGTGAATCTGAGCCAAAAAATGCAGTAGTAACAGACAGGAAAGCTTTTGGagagattgaagaagaagagagtgaAGAAAACAAGCATTTTGAGGAGGATGGTAAGGACACAGATCACATTTCAACCAAGGAATCCAATGAAGGGTGTAATGTAAATGGCAAAAGAAATATATCAATCAGGTCTGAGGTGGAACAAGCTCTGGGAACATTAGAAAAGGTCATCTCAGTGATTCGGGAATATGGGTTTAATGCCCAAACTGGGTTCTCTTCTGGATTAACCAGTAAAGAACCTCCATATATGGAGGTTCTGACAAAGGACTCAAATTTCAATGATGAGGTTATTCTTGAAGTATTGGAAAAGGAAATCATTGATGGGACTTCACTTGAACGGCCTAGGAATAGCTCTAGCAATCACAGCTTCAG GCATGCACGATCAAATTCTCTCCCAAGGGAGGTAAACCATAACAAAATTCTACTAGCATCAACGGAGCAGGAGCAGTATCTTTCGGTTCCTAATGAGGCTACGCAGGTTACTCCGAATGGGACAACAGAAGTACAGGCTTTGGACCAAAGTGCACATGATATTAAGCAGAAAACGAGCACAGAGGCAAATGGCATCCAGGAAAGTAGTCTAAACGGAGAAGAGAAATCAAGCGGACAGAAAAAGCATAGGCTATGTTGTTTCATGTTGCGAGGTTGA
- the LOC109010211 gene encoding uncharacterized protein LOC109010211 isoform X2 encodes MSLPAHHFSHKTEPTDVKVGIGGFSNKYGCCNGALLCNFLYSGKIWKRYPISRQSKWMAFRRKHDFISRGERFAESGEPDSGISVEILFLIRKRAPKSESLGGCLCTIWSAFPISDFYQ; translated from the exons ATGTCTCTCCCAGCCCACCACTTCTCCCACAAAACAGAGCCAACTGATG TTAAAGTTGGCATTGGAGGCTTCAGTAATAAGTATGGGTGCTGCAATGGCGCTTTACTCTGCAACTTCTTGTACTCTGGGAAGATATGGAAACGGTATCCCATATCACGTCAATCTAAGTGGATGGCTTTCAGGAGGAAGCACGACTTCATTTCGAGGGGGGAGAGATTCGCAGAGTCGGGAGAACCAGACTCGG GGATCAGTGTAGAAATCCTTTTCCTCATTCGAAAAAGAGCTCCAAAATCAGAATCATTAGGTGGCTGTTTGTGCACAATCTGGTCAGCCTTCCCAATCAGTGATTTTTACCAGTGA
- the LOC109010211 gene encoding dihydroneopterin aldolase 2-like isoform X1 has product MEDDAIMKGDKLILRGLKFHGYHGVKAEERKLGQKFLVDVDAWMDLLPAGKSDNLSDTVSYTDIYRIVKETVEGPAQNLLESVAQLIASTTFTKHPQISAVRVKVGKPHVAVPGSVDYLGVEILRHRSVDIPNRAA; this is encoded by the exons ATGGAAGATGATGCAATTATGAAGGGAGACAAACTTATATTGAGGGGGTTGAAGTTCCATGGATATCATGGGGTGAAGGCAGAAGAAAGGAAGCTGGGTCAGAAGTTCTTGGTGGATGTTGATGCATGGATGGACCTCCTGCCTGCTGGTAAATCTGATAATTTGTCAGATACAGTGAGTTACACTGATATTTACCG AATAGTAAAAGAAACTGTGGAAGGGCCTGCTCAGAATCTTCTGGAGTCAGTGGCTCAACTCATTGCGTCTACCACTTTTACAAAGCATCCCCAGATATCGGCCGTTCGTGTGAAAGTTGGAAAACCTCATGTGGCTGTTCCTGGTTCTGTTGACTACTTAGGCGTTGAGATTCTCAGGCACAGAAGTGTTGACATACCAAACCGTGCTGCTTAG